A single Iodidimonas sp. SYSU 1G8 DNA region contains:
- a CDS encoding GNAT family N-acetyltransferase has protein sequence MANRHYRRAVEADLPELVRLLADDELGSRRELREAEDQRPFRDAFHEIDSDPNQYLLVVEEDGALIGMLQLTFISGLARGGLKRGQIEAVRIARHRRSAGVGQAMVEWAISRCRDEGCGLVQLTTDRSRTDAHRFYERLGFEPSHVGYKLNL, from the coding sequence ATGGCCAATAGACACTACCGCCGCGCCGTCGAGGCAGATCTTCCTGAGCTTGTCCGCCTGCTCGCGGATGATGAGTTGGGCTCTAGACGAGAACTGCGAGAGGCGGAAGACCAGAGGCCCTTCAGGGATGCCTTTCACGAGATTGATAGTGATCCCAACCAGTATCTCCTGGTTGTCGAGGAAGACGGGGCGCTCATTGGCATGCTTCAACTGACCTTCATTTCGGGACTTGCGCGTGGCGGACTGAAGCGGGGCCAGATCGAAGCAGTGAGGATCGCGCGGCATCGGCGAAGCGCGGGCGTCGGGCAGGCCATGGTCGAATGGGCGATTTCCCGTTGCCGCGACGAAGGCTGCGGGCTGGTGCAGCTTACGACGGACAGGTCACGCACCGATGCTCACCGTTTCTATGAGCGGCTTGGCTTCGAGCCCTCGCATGTCGGCTACAAGCTCAATCTCTAG
- a CDS encoding GNAT family N-acetyltransferase gives MTLRITIPENPSEADREAVIAPLRAYNISRAGDPRIRPVAILLTDEQGERVGGLWGRCAYDWLFIELLAVPETHRGQNHGTALMHEAERIARANDCVGLWLDTYEFQARGFYEKLGFELFGTLDDHPIGHKRFFLRKPL, from the coding sequence ATGACCCTGCGCATCACCATCCCTGAAAATCCGTCCGAGGCCGATCGCGAGGCGGTTATCGCGCCGCTACGCGCTTACAACATCAGCCGGGCGGGCGACCCGCGCATCCGGCCCGTCGCCATCTTGCTGACCGACGAGCAGGGCGAACGGGTCGGCGGTCTTTGGGGCCGCTGCGCCTATGACTGGCTGTTCATCGAACTTCTCGCCGTGCCCGAGACGCATCGCGGGCAGAACCATGGAACCGCTCTCATGCACGAGGCGGAACGGATCGCCCGCGCGAATGACTGCGTCGGTTTGTGGCTCGACACCTACGAGTTCCAAGCCCGAGGATTCTACGAGAAGCTGGGCTTCGAACTGTTCGGCACGCTGGACGACCACCCCATCGGCCATAAGCGGTTCTTCCTGCGCAAACCTCTGTAG
- a CDS encoding 50S ribosomal protein L11 methyltransferase, with the protein MTAWQVHVEAPRKAVAALEALFSTLGGADEPPVVMSFEIVDDQLWGIDVVLDEPVDEAALAARVNDTLVRLGMDPAALEVTELAPVDWVAESLKHHQPVSAGRFYVYGSHHPKPALDRWSILIDAGMAFGTGQHETTAGCLRAIDMLARTGTARNPLDVGSGSGILAMAIAKAWPVKVLASDIDPEAVTVAIANARDNGVGGRMDVVTAVGLHHPVIRERGPYDLITANILAKPLIQLAGDLTRALEPGGVLVLSGFLKQQEAGVFAAYRHRGMRLLKRYLVGQWVTLVLGKR; encoded by the coding sequence ATGACCGCCTGGCAGGTCCATGTGGAAGCCCCGCGCAAGGCGGTGGCCGCGCTGGAGGCGCTGTTCAGCACGCTCGGCGGCGCCGATGAGCCGCCCGTGGTGATGAGCTTCGAGATCGTCGACGATCAGTTGTGGGGCATCGACGTGGTGCTGGACGAGCCGGTGGACGAGGCAGCGCTGGCCGCGCGCGTCAACGACACGCTCGTGCGCCTGGGCATGGACCCGGCCGCGCTGGAGGTGACGGAGCTGGCGCCGGTCGACTGGGTCGCCGAATCCCTGAAACACCATCAGCCGGTCAGCGCCGGGCGGTTCTATGTGTATGGCAGCCATCACCCCAAGCCGGCGCTGGACCGCTGGTCGATCCTGATCGACGCGGGCATGGCTTTCGGCACCGGCCAGCACGAGACGACGGCGGGCTGCCTGCGCGCCATCGACATGCTGGCGCGTACCGGCACCGCCCGTAATCCGCTGGACGTGGGATCGGGCAGCGGCATCCTCGCCATGGCCATCGCCAAGGCCTGGCCGGTCAAGGTGCTGGCCAGCGACATCGATCCCGAAGCCGTGACCGTCGCTATCGCCAATGCCCGCGACAATGGCGTGGGCGGCCGCATGGACGTGGTGACGGCCGTCGGCCTGCACCATCCGGTCATCCGCGAACGCGGCCCGTACGACCTGATCACCGCCAACATCCTCGCCAAGCCGCTGATCCAGCTGGCCGGCGACCTGACCCGCGCGCTGGAGCCGGGCGGCGTGCTGGTCCTGTCCGGTTTCCTCAAGCAGCAGGAAGCCGGCGTGTTCGCCGCCTACCGCCATCGCGGCATGCGCCTGCTGAAGCGCTATCTGGTAGGGCAATGGGTGACGTTGGTGCTGGGGAAGAGGTAG
- a CDS encoding UvrD-helicase domain-containing protein encodes MSDPFDLDDFPADPSPLNQPGFGAEPPYLRGLNEPQRLAVTTLDGPVLVLAGAGTGKTKALTARLAHIITTGRAWPGQILSVTFTNKAAREMQHRVAELIGQAVEGMPWLGTFHSVAARILRRHAELVGLRSNFTILDTDDQIRLIKQLLQAENIDDKRWPARVFAGLIDGWKNKGLTPDRMPNEDIYSFDGKGGLLYRAYQERLKTLNACDFGDLLLHNITIFTQHPDVLGEYHRRFKYLLVDEYQDTNVSQYLWLRLLAQKHHNICCVGDDDQSIYGWRGAEVGNILRFEKDFPGAKIIRLEQNYRSTPHILGAASGLIAANAGRLGKTLWTETDRGDKIRVIGVWDGEEEARVVGDTAEDLHRNGMHYNHMAVLVRAGFQTREFEERFMTVGIPYRVLGGLKFYERAEIRDALAYLRVVQQPDDDLAFERIVNVPKRGLGDVAIKAMRDVQRQQAVPMIVAAGMLSESEDQRPKARASLRQVVENFGRWRKLLDSIPHTELAEMILDESGYTEMWQMDRSIEAPGKLDNLRELIRAMEPFENLGGYLEHVALATNVDEMADDDKVNVMTLHSAKGLEFRAVFLPGWEEGVFPNQRALDESGNAGLEEERRLAYVGITRARERAFITAAANRRVYNQWQSSMPSRFIEELPEEHVDREAAPGLYQGNRFDYQNYNAYGGGVPGGSFASGDYRSLGERRAASQYASRTIIAKADKIVVSQTAPSHFAIGERVFHQKFGYGSVVDVEGNKLEIEFEKAGIKRVLDSFVEPA; translated from the coding sequence ATGTCAGATCCTTTCGACCTCGACGATTTCCCGGCCGATCCGAGCCCCCTGAACCAGCCCGGTTTCGGCGCCGAGCCACCCTATCTGCGCGGACTCAACGAACCGCAGCGGCTGGCCGTCACCACCTTGGACGGCCCTGTCCTTGTCCTCGCCGGCGCCGGCACGGGCAAGACCAAGGCGCTGACCGCGCGGCTCGCCCATATCATCACCACCGGCCGGGCGTGGCCCGGCCAGATCCTGTCGGTGACCTTCACCAACAAGGCCGCCCGCGAGATGCAGCACCGGGTCGCCGAGCTGATCGGCCAGGCGGTCGAGGGCATGCCCTGGCTGGGCACCTTCCATTCGGTGGCGGCCCGCATCCTGCGCCGCCACGCCGAGCTGGTCGGCCTGCGCAGCAACTTCACCATCCTCGACACCGACGACCAGATCCGCCTCATCAAGCAGTTGCTGCAGGCCGAGAACATCGACGACAAACGCTGGCCCGCCCGCGTCTTCGCGGGGTTGATCGACGGCTGGAAGAACAAGGGCCTGACGCCCGACCGCATGCCGAACGAGGACATCTATTCCTTCGACGGCAAGGGCGGCCTATTGTACCGCGCCTATCAGGAACGGCTGAAGACGCTGAACGCCTGCGATTTCGGCGACCTGCTGCTGCACAACATCACCATTTTCACCCAGCATCCCGACGTGCTGGGCGAGTATCACCGCCGCTTCAAGTACCTGCTGGTGGATGAGTACCAGGATACCAACGTGTCGCAGTATCTTTGGCTGCGGCTGCTGGCGCAGAAGCACCACAACATCTGCTGCGTCGGCGACGACGACCAGAGCATCTATGGCTGGCGCGGCGCGGAAGTGGGGAACATCCTGCGCTTCGAGAAGGACTTCCCCGGCGCGAAAATCATCCGGCTGGAACAGAATTACCGGTCGACGCCGCACATTCTCGGTGCCGCCTCGGGCCTGATCGCCGCCAATGCGGGCCGTCTGGGCAAGACGCTGTGGACCGAGACCGACAGGGGCGACAAGATTCGCGTGATCGGCGTCTGGGACGGCGAGGAAGAGGCGCGCGTCGTCGGCGACACCGCCGAGGATCTGCACCGCAACGGCATGCATTACAACCACATGGCCGTGCTGGTGCGCGCCGGGTTCCAGACCCGCGAGTTCGAGGAACGCTTCATGACGGTGGGCATTCCCTACCGCGTGCTCGGCGGCCTGAAATTCTACGAGCGGGCCGAAATCCGCGATGCCCTCGCCTATCTGCGCGTGGTGCAGCAGCCCGACGACGACTTGGCGTTCGAGCGCATCGTCAACGTTCCCAAGCGCGGCCTGGGTGACGTGGCCATCAAGGCCATGCGCGACGTGCAGCGCCAGCAGGCGGTGCCGATGATCGTCGCCGCCGGCATGCTGTCGGAAAGCGAGGATCAGCGTCCCAAGGCGCGCGCCTCGCTGCGGCAGGTGGTGGAGAATTTCGGGCGCTGGCGCAAGCTGCTGGACAGCATTCCCCACACCGAGCTGGCCGAGATGATCCTGGACGAATCCGGCTATACGGAAATGTGGCAGATGGACCGTTCCATCGAGGCGCCCGGCAAGCTGGACAATCTGCGCGAGCTGATCCGCGCCATGGAACCGTTCGAAAATCTGGGCGGATACTTGGAGCACGTGGCGCTCGCGACCAATGTCGACGAGATGGCCGACGACGACAAGGTCAACGTCATGACCCTGCACAGCGCCAAGGGTCTGGAGTTCCGCGCCGTGTTCCTGCCCGGCTGGGAGGAAGGCGTGTTCCCGAACCAGCGCGCGCTGGACGAGAGCGGCAATGCCGGGCTGGAGGAGGAACGCCGCCTCGCCTATGTGGGCATCACCCGCGCCCGCGAGCGCGCCTTCATCACCGCCGCGGCCAACCGGCGCGTCTACAACCAGTGGCAATCGTCCATGCCGTCCCGCTTCATCGAGGAACTGCCCGAAGAGCACGTGGACCGCGAGGCCGCTCCCGGCCTCTATCAGGGCAATCGGTTCGATTACCAGAACTACAACGCCTATGGCGGCGGCGTGCCCGGCGGCAGTTTCGCCAGCGGCGACTACCGGTCGCTGGGTGAGCGGCGCGCCGCGTCGCAATACGCCTCGCGCACCATCATCGCCAAGGCCGACAAGATCGTCGTCAGCCAGACCGCGCCGTCCCACTTCGCCATCGGCGAGCGTGTGTTTCACCAGAAATTCGGTTATGGCAGCGTCGTCGACGTGGAGGGCAACAAGCTGGAAATCGAATTCGAGAAAGCCGGGATCAAGCGCGTCCTCGACTCCTTCGTGGAGCCGGCATGA
- a CDS encoding AsmA family protein: MKRAWIWGSGAAAAIIVAGFAVPRMMDWSDYRSVIEGQIEAATGREARIGGTVHFALLPYPFFTVRDVRVANPEGATEADFITAESVDIDVALLPLLSGKMWPTDVTLHRPRIALEVLTDGGKSWVFSKADRARKRDRAGRRPLSVRDFRARDATIVYRPRRGEPLVLAGVNMALSAPSSSGPFEIKGNMRRGGERLEFKLATGTLGNAPAPFDLRLNAPGKTVLKYRGKASLGLAEPAIDGTLDLVSRDANALLVFLGGRERPGLGGVRLGVKGTVTGGGDAFTARGLQIALGDTSATGEAELRLGDDAHLDLRLDAQTIDLDAVLAADTDEAESEKTAALLPGTASARLRLNADTVLYRQQALRNIVLDARVGNGQLQVPALSAELPGRTSLTFKGGEDAGESLSGTLRLVAGDPRAFLAWAGLDLTDAPDDRLKTLTASADVSGDTGLIKLDNLLIKLDGTTIDGWIDHGLKTPVFVTADLQADRLDLDAYASRKDREQPFDWSRFAFLADWDADIRVGVTRLGVADAALNGAVAEIALKDGVMTVRRAGAQGADGGSLALEGTVTEFGRPPRWKLIGTLTAERLGDIVSLGHGNDARHGLMDSPVALALTSEGNAETATFSATGTAGGTDVSLSGERKTWNKETAELVTRLELKNGSWAAFARQAGLAWLAPLDGHDGPFSMKGTLTATGDVYKADLVAELAGGRLLLAGPFSLAENAGSYELTMTAQANDAARFLRAVGVAFRPDPGGAAGGFMAKGALKRDGKTLTVADLHLETGAASVNGRLSWDESGARPRVEASIEAGSIDIDQFLPPRDAGPDLVREPGGARWSDEPFAFEGLRGVDGRISVKAERIAYRRYAFDKPALDAVLDQGVLRVGKFDAGLFSGRLSASGSLDLRAAPAVNLDLAIEDASVGEALAAAADVDFATGRFAMKGRFAARGASERDMIATLNGTATLEAQHGVVRGFDLPRLSNELLGLKRYGDFIDLADAALSGGETAYTRAGGSLNIREGVVRTDDLTAALAAGEAKAAATVDLPAWTVDAELALGLTGAEHVRTPGVGILLTGPIDDPRQKNRLGALGKHVGKKLAGTVLRDVLGDEVDDPDEDPAERRGKTKRVLNKLLDKLEKRGRSDDPSGY; this comes from the coding sequence TTGAAGAGGGCATGGATCTGGGGTTCGGGCGCGGCCGCCGCGATCATCGTGGCCGGCTTTGCCGTGCCGCGCATGATGGACTGGAGCGATTACAGGAGCGTCATCGAGGGACAGATCGAGGCGGCGACCGGCCGCGAGGCGCGGATCGGGGGGACGGTTCATTTCGCGCTGCTTCCCTACCCGTTCTTTACCGTCCGCGACGTGCGCGTCGCCAATCCCGAAGGGGCCACTGAGGCCGACTTCATCACCGCCGAGTCCGTGGATATCGACGTGGCCCTGCTGCCGCTACTGTCAGGCAAGATGTGGCCCACCGATGTTACTCTGCACCGGCCCAGGATTGCGCTGGAGGTGCTGACCGACGGCGGCAAGAGTTGGGTGTTCTCAAAGGCCGACAGGGCGCGCAAGCGCGACCGGGCCGGCCGACGGCCGCTGTCGGTGCGTGACTTTCGTGCCCGCGACGCCACCATCGTCTACCGTCCGCGCCGCGGCGAACCGCTGGTGCTGGCGGGGGTGAATATGGCCCTTTCGGCGCCGTCGTCCTCCGGCCCATTCGAGATCAAGGGCAACATGCGTCGCGGCGGCGAGCGCCTCGAATTCAAACTTGCGACGGGAACGCTGGGCAACGCACCGGCGCCGTTCGATCTGCGACTGAATGCCCCGGGAAAGACTGTCCTCAAATACCGGGGAAAGGCCTCGCTCGGCCTCGCCGAGCCCGCCATCGACGGAACGCTGGATCTGGTGTCCCGGGATGCGAATGCCCTGCTGGTGTTCCTCGGCGGCCGCGAGAGGCCCGGTCTCGGCGGTGTCAGGCTCGGCGTTAAGGGGACCGTCACCGGGGGGGGCGATGCCTTTACGGCGCGCGGTCTCCAGATCGCTCTCGGCGACACGTCAGCCACGGGAGAGGCCGAGCTGCGCCTCGGCGATGACGCGCATCTGGACCTGCGGCTCGACGCCCAGACCATCGACCTCGATGCCGTGCTCGCGGCCGATACCGACGAGGCGGAATCGGAAAAAACGGCCGCCCTGTTGCCGGGAACCGCGAGCGCGCGGCTTCGCCTCAACGCCGATACGGTGCTCTATCGTCAGCAGGCGCTGCGCAATATCGTGCTGGACGCCCGAGTTGGGAACGGACAGCTGCAGGTTCCCGCCCTCTCGGCGGAGCTTCCGGGCCGCACCTCGCTGACATTCAAGGGCGGTGAAGATGCGGGCGAGAGCCTGAGCGGCACTTTGCGGCTGGTGGCGGGCGACCCGCGCGCTTTCCTCGCCTGGGCAGGCCTCGACCTGACCGACGCGCCGGACGACAGGCTGAAGACGCTGACCGCATCTGCGGATGTCTCCGGTGACACCGGCCTGATCAAGCTGGACAATCTGCTGATCAAGCTCGACGGCACCACGATCGACGGCTGGATCGACCATGGCTTGAAAACGCCTGTCTTCGTGACGGCCGACTTGCAGGCTGACCGTCTCGATCTGGACGCCTACGCGTCGCGCAAGGACCGGGAACAACCATTCGATTGGAGCCGTTTCGCCTTCCTCGCGGACTGGGATGCCGATATCCGCGTGGGCGTAACCCGGCTCGGCGTCGCGGACGCCGCGCTCAATGGGGCCGTCGCCGAAATCGCCCTCAAGGACGGCGTGATGACGGTGCGCCGCGCGGGCGCCCAGGGCGCCGACGGCGGCTCGCTGGCGCTCGAGGGTACCGTCACCGAGTTTGGCCGGCCGCCGCGCTGGAAGCTGATCGGCACTCTGACGGCCGAGCGCCTCGGTGATATCGTCAGCCTCGGCCATGGCAACGATGCGCGCCACGGATTGATGGACAGCCCCGTGGCGCTGGCGTTGACGTCTGAAGGCAATGCCGAGACGGCGACCTTTTCGGCGACCGGTACGGCAGGTGGGACGGACGTCTCCCTTTCCGGCGAGCGCAAGACCTGGAACAAGGAGACTGCCGAGCTGGTAACGCGGCTCGAGTTGAAGAACGGTAGCTGGGCGGCGTTCGCACGGCAGGCCGGTCTGGCGTGGCTCGCGCCCCTTGATGGTCATGATGGTCCGTTCTCGATGAAGGGCACGCTCACCGCCACGGGTGACGTCTACAAGGCCGATCTGGTCGCCGAACTGGCCGGCGGGCGGCTGTTGCTGGCAGGGCCATTCTCGCTGGCCGAGAATGCTGGATCGTATGAGCTGACGATGACGGCACAGGCCAATGACGCGGCGCGCTTCCTGCGCGCGGTCGGGGTCGCGTTCCGGCCGGATCCAGGGGGCGCGGCCGGCGGCTTCATGGCCAAGGGAGCGCTCAAGCGTGACGGCAAGACATTGACGGTGGCTGACCTGCACCTGGAAACAGGCGCCGCCAGTGTCAACGGACGCCTCAGCTGGGACGAAAGCGGTGCGCGCCCCCGCGTCGAGGCCAGCATCGAGGCCGGATCCATCGACATCGATCAGTTCCTGCCGCCGCGTGACGCTGGGCCCGATCTGGTGCGTGAACCGGGCGGTGCGCGCTGGTCGGACGAGCCGTTCGCCTTCGAGGGTCTGCGCGGCGTGGATGGGCGGATATCGGTCAAGGCCGAGCGCATCGCCTATCGCCGCTATGCTTTCGACAAGCCGGCACTGGACGCGGTGCTGGACCAGGGTGTCCTGCGGGTCGGGAAATTCGATGCCGGCCTGTTCTCAGGCAGACTAAGCGCTAGCGGCTCTCTCGACCTGCGCGCGGCGCCGGCCGTGAACCTCGATCTCGCAATTGAGGATGCCTCGGTCGGAGAGGCGCTGGCCGCTGCGGCGGACGTGGATTTCGCCACGGGCCGCTTTGCCATGAAAGGACGCTTCGCGGCACGCGGCGCCAGCGAGCGCGACATGATCGCCACTTTGAATGGCACCGCGACCCTTGAAGCCCAGCACGGTGTCGTGCGTGGCTTCGATCTGCCGCGGCTCAGCAACGAACTACTCGGCCTCAAGCGATATGGTGACTTCATCGACCTGGCCGACGCGGCGCTAAGCGGCGGTGAGACGGCATACACAAGAGCGGGCGGCAGCCTCAACATCCGCGAGGGCGTGGTCCGGACGGATGACCTGACGGCGGCCCTGGCCGCCGGCGAGGCCAAGGCAGCGGCGACAGTCGATCTTCCCGCCTGGACGGTGGATGCCGAATTGGCGCTGGGATTGACCGGGGCGGAACACGTCCGCACGCCCGGTGTCGGCATCCTGCTGACCGGACCGATCGACGATCCACGTCAGAAAAACCGGCTAGGTGCGTTGGGTAAGCATGTCGGCAAAAAGCTGGCCGGGACGGTGCTGCGCGATGTTCTGGGGGACGAGGTCGATGATCCTGACGAAGATCCCGCCGAGCGGCGCGGCAAGACCAAACGTGTGCTCAACAAGCTGCTCGACAAGCTGGAGAAACGGGGCAGGAGCGACGATCCAAGCGGATACTGA
- a CDS encoding ribbon-helix-helix domain-containing protein translates to MSGPVKRSITIAGHRTSVSLEPVFWTLLTEAAEREGKSIGGLVTSIDEGRAANLSSAIRTWLVERLRETAS, encoded by the coding sequence TTGAGCGGACCAGTCAAACGATCCATTACCATCGCGGGACACCGCACCAGCGTGTCGCTGGAACCCGTGTTCTGGACGCTGCTGACCGAGGCGGCCGAACGTGAAGGCAAGAGCATCGGCGGCCTCGTGACATCCATCGACGAAGGCCGCGCCGCGAATCTTTCCAGCGCCATCCGCACGTGGCTCGTGGAACGTCTGCGCGAGACCGCGAGCTGA
- the fumC gene encoding class II fumarate hydratase, with protein MSGIGTRIERDSFGDIEVPADRYWGAQTQRSLENFPIGHERMPAGLIHALGLIKQAAAIVNTGFGLESELGVAIAAAAAEVAAGDLDDHFPLVVWQTGSGTQTNMNANEVIANRASELLGGERGQQRLVHPNDHVNRAQSSNDTFPAAMHVAVCRLLSDKLVPALERLEASFDAKSRAWANIIKIGRTHTQDATPLTLGQEFSGYTQQIAASLVRIKTCLPELHDLPQGGTAVGTGLNAPPGFDEAIVKEIAALSGLPFRVAPNKFAGIAAHDGFVALSGMLTALAAALLKIGNDIRMLGSGPRAGLGELSLPENEPGSSIMPGKVNPTQVEALTMVCVQVMGNHTAVTIADSQGHFELNAFKPVIAHNVLQSVRLLADACESFRTRCLSGIEPNLGRIAELVDKSLMLVTALTPVIGYDKATEIAKYAHKNGLTLKQAALALRYVDEETFDRAVRPERMLGPSEDDL; from the coding sequence GTGAGCGGCATCGGGACACGGATCGAACGCGACAGCTTCGGCGACATCGAGGTTCCGGCTGACCGCTATTGGGGCGCGCAAACCCAGCGGTCGCTGGAGAACTTTCCCATCGGTCATGAGCGCATGCCGGCTGGCCTGATCCACGCCCTCGGGCTGATCAAGCAGGCGGCCGCCATCGTCAATACCGGCTTCGGACTCGAGTCCGAACTTGGTGTCGCCATCGCCGCCGCCGCGGCGGAAGTGGCGGCGGGCGATCTGGACGATCATTTTCCGCTGGTGGTCTGGCAGACCGGCTCCGGCACCCAGACCAACATGAACGCCAACGAGGTCATCGCGAACCGGGCCAGCGAATTGTTGGGCGGCGAACGCGGCCAGCAGCGGCTGGTGCACCCGAACGACCACGTCAACCGCGCCCAGTCGTCGAACGACACGTTTCCGGCCGCCATGCATGTGGCGGTCTGCCGCCTGCTGAGCGACAAGCTGGTTCCCGCGCTGGAGCGCCTTGAGGCGAGCTTCGACGCCAAGAGCCGCGCCTGGGCCAACATCATCAAGATCGGCCGCACGCATACGCAGGACGCGACCCCGCTGACCCTGGGGCAGGAATTCTCCGGCTATACCCAGCAGATCGCGGCGTCACTGGTCCGCATCAAGACGTGCCTGCCCGAGTTGCACGATCTGCCGCAGGGCGGCACGGCGGTGGGAACGGGTCTCAACGCGCCGCCCGGCTTCGATGAAGCGATCGTGAAGGAGATCGCGGCGCTGTCGGGCCTGCCCTTTCGCGTCGCGCCGAACAAGTTCGCCGGAATCGCGGCCCATGATGGCTTCGTCGCCCTCTCCGGCATGCTGACCGCCTTGGCAGCGGCGCTGCTCAAGATCGGCAACGACATCCGCATGCTCGGCTCCGGCCCGCGGGCGGGACTGGGCGAGTTGTCTCTGCCGGAGAACGAGCCTGGATCGTCCATCATGCCGGGCAAGGTCAACCCGACCCAGGTCGAGGCGCTGACCATGGTCTGCGTTCAGGTAATGGGCAATCATACCGCCGTGACCATCGCGGATTCCCAAGGGCATTTCGAGTTGAATGCCTTCAAGCCGGTGATCGCTCACAATGTTCTGCAATCGGTCAGACTATTGGCCGATGCTTGCGAAAGCTTCCGGACTCGTTGTCTGTCCGGAATAGAGCCCAATTTGGGCCGGATTGCCGAACTGGTCGACAAATCGCTGATGCTGGTCACCGCGCTCACGCCGGTGATCGGCTATGACAAGGCGACGGAAATCGCCAAATACGCCCACAAGAATGGCCTGACGCTGAAACAAGCGGCCCTCGCCCTGCGTTATGTGGATGAGGAAACATTCGACCGCGCCGTGCGGCCCGAACGGATGTTAGGACCATCGGAGGACGATCTTTGA
- a CDS encoding fumarate hydratase: MNAFAFQEMFPLGEDTTPYKKLTSDFVGRETIGGKSILTVDGDGLALLARDAMRDIAHLLRPGHLAQLRKILDDPEASANDRFVALELLKNANVAAGMVLPSCQDTGTAIVVGKKGQYVWTSENDEAALSRGVLDTYTNTNLRYSQMAPLKMFEEVNTKTNLPAQIDIYATPGDAYKFLFMAKGGGSANKTFLYQGTPTLLREDKLLPFIDEKIKTLGTSACPPYHLAVVIGGLSAEMTLKTVKLASARDLDNLPTEGGPGGHAFRDIEMEAKIHALTAKTGIGAQFGGKYFCHDVRVIRLPRHGASVPIGIGVSCSADRQAKGKITDSGIYLEQLETDPAQYLPEPGEGDLDGEVAQIDLNQPMAEILRTLNQYPIKTRLSLTGSIVVARDLAHAAILKKIEAGEPMPQYMKDHIVYYAGPAKKPDGYASGSFGPTTAGRMDSYVPQFQPLGGSMVMLAKGNRSKQVTSSCAQNGGFYLGSIGGPAAILAQNNIRKVEVLDFEDFGMEAVWKIDVENFPAFIVVDNKGNDFFEDI, translated from the coding sequence ATGAACGCATTCGCCTTTCAAGAGATGTTCCCGCTGGGCGAGGACACCACGCCCTACAAGAAGCTGACCAGCGACTTCGTGGGCCGTGAAACGATCGGCGGCAAGTCGATCCTGACCGTGGATGGCGACGGACTCGCCCTGCTGGCGCGCGACGCCATGCGCGACATCGCGCATCTGCTGCGTCCGGGACATCTGGCCCAGCTGCGCAAGATCCTGGACGACCCGGAAGCATCGGCGAACGATCGCTTCGTGGCGCTTGAGCTGCTCAAGAACGCCAACGTCGCGGCCGGCATGGTGCTGCCCAGCTGCCAGGACACGGGCACGGCCATCGTTGTCGGCAAGAAGGGCCAGTATGTCTGGACCAGCGAGAACGACGAGGCAGCGCTGTCGCGCGGCGTGCTGGACACCTACACCAACACCAATCTGCGCTATTCGCAGATGGCGCCCCTCAAGATGTTCGAGGAGGTCAACACCAAGACCAATTTGCCGGCGCAGATCGACATCTACGCGACGCCCGGCGACGCCTACAAGTTCCTCTTCATGGCCAAGGGTGGCGGATCGGCCAACAAGACCTTCCTCTATCAGGGCACGCCCACCCTGCTGCGAGAGGACAAGCTGCTGCCGTTCATCGACGAGAAGATCAAGACGCTCGGGACCTCGGCCTGTCCGCCCTATCACCTCGCGGTGGTGATCGGCGGCTTGTCCGCCGAGATGACGCTGAAGACGGTGAAGCTGGCCTCGGCGCGCGATCTGGACAACCTGCCAACCGAAGGCGGTCCGGGCGGCCACGCGTTCCGCGACATCGAGATGGAAGCCAAGATCCATGCGCTGACCGCCAAGACCGGCATCGGCGCCCAGTTCGGTGGCAAGTATTTCTGCCATGACGTGCGCGTCATCCGCCTGCCCCGCCACGGCGCGTCCGTGCCGATCGGTATCGGCGTATCCTGCTCCGCCGACCGCCAAGCCAAAGGCAAGATCACCGACAGCGGCATCTATCTCGAACAGCTGGAGACAGATCCCGCCCAGTATCTGCCCGAGCCGGGCGAAGGCGATCTGGACGGCGAGGTGGCGCAGATCGACCTGAACCAGCCCATGGCCGAAATTCTGCGGACGCTGAACCAGTATCCGATCAAGACGCGCCTGTCGCTGACAGGCTCCATCGTCGTCGCCCGCGATCTGGCCCATGCCGCGATCCTGAAAAAGATCGAGGCCGGCGAGCCCATGCCGCAATACATGAAGGACCACATCGTCTATTACGCCGGCCCGGCGAAGAAGCCCGACGGCTATGCGAGCGGCTCGTTCGGCCCGACCACCGCCGGACGCATGGACAGCTACGTTCCCCAATTCCAGCCGCTTGGTGGTAGCATGGTCATGCTGGCGAAGGGCAATCGCAGCAAGCAGGTAACGTCCAGCTGCGCCCAGAACGGCGGTTTCTACCTGGGCTCCATCGGCGGTCCGGCCGCGATCCTGGCGCAGAACAACATCCGCAAGGTCGAGGTTCTCGACTTCGAGGATTTCGGCATGGAAGCCGTCTGGAAGATCGATGTGGAGAACTTCCCGGCGTTCATCGTCGTTGACAACAAGGGCAACGACTTCTTCGAAGACATCTGA